In the Halobacteriovoraceae bacterium genome, one interval contains:
- a CDS encoding alpha/beta fold hydrolase, with translation MKAFLFLLLMSFNLFAISEKNFELDFKEKVIPYVEKNSAQKFIKLKFLMNKGEMLSYRYFNKGHNVLTVVLPGRAESKERYYELAYDLKDQPTDILVIDHLGQGLSQRYVEDIQKGHITDFDKYTSSIRELLSHYQNYQSYELIGHSMGAFLGFKLLLEKPHFFSEAVLFAPMFDIQTDPYSKWQARAIAKALVYTGVGSFYAPGRGPYLRPSEYHSGMRGSIKRLKNYDDYLENFPMLKIGGPTARWVYESIKSMDSFLERDLETIETPITIFRSLADETVKVPIQKEVCERVQKCQLIDIERSGHNLLQEKDELRDQAMNRIYSLFK, from the coding sequence ATGAAAGCATTTCTATTCTTGCTCCTTATGAGTTTTAATCTTTTTGCAATTTCAGAAAAAAACTTTGAATTAGATTTTAAAGAAAAAGTTATTCCTTATGTAGAAAAAAATTCCGCTCAAAAATTTATCAAGTTAAAATTTTTAATGAATAAGGGTGAAATGCTTTCATATAGATACTTCAATAAAGGCCATAATGTACTAACAGTTGTACTTCCGGGAAGAGCTGAATCCAAAGAGAGGTATTACGAGTTAGCTTACGACTTAAAAGATCAACCAACAGATATCCTTGTTATTGACCATCTTGGACAAGGTTTATCTCAGCGTTATGTAGAGGATATTCAAAAAGGTCATATAACAGATTTTGACAAGTACACTTCCTCTATTAGAGAACTACTTTCACATTATCAAAATTATCAAAGCTATGAGTTAATTGGACATTCAATGGGGGCCTTTTTGGGATTCAAATTGCTTTTGGAAAAACCTCATTTTTTTAGTGAAGCTGTTTTGTTTGCTCCGATGTTTGATATACAGACAGATCCTTATAGCAAGTGGCAGGCCAGAGCAATTGCGAAAGCACTTGTGTATACAGGTGTGGGAAGTTTCTATGCACCAGGAAGAGGTCCTTACTTAAGGCCTAGTGAGTATCATTCAGGAATGAGAGGATCTATTAAAAGATTAAAAAACTATGATGACTATTTAGAGAATTTTCCGATGTTAAAAATTGGAGGACCTACTGCGAGATGGGTTTATGAATCTATAAAATCCATGGATTCCTTTCTAGAAAGAGATCTTGAAACGATAGAAACCCCGATAACAATTTTTAGATCATTAGCGGATGAAACAGTTAAAGTACCAATTCAAAAAGAAGTTTGTGAAAGAGTTCAAAAGTGTCAACTCATAGATATAGAAAGGTCTGGTCACAATCTTCTTCAAGAAAAAGATGAGTTGCGTGACCAGGCCATGAATAGAATTTATTCGCTTTTCAAATAA
- the maf gene encoding septum formation protein Maf, producing MTKIILATESKYKKALFNRLGYDFICEDSKLDESIIKKEDISPREMSRKLAMLKAKALRTKYLNDIIVASDQICLLDDQILNKPGNISNAKNQLSKMQGKFHSLLTSVCVIYKDQEFIETVPTKLEMHALNDEQIEHYLKKDEPFDCAGSYKIESHGISLFKSIKTDDFTSIEGLPLLKLNQILYQIFSA from the coding sequence ATGACAAAGATCATTTTGGCCACTGAATCAAAGTATAAAAAAGCGTTATTTAACAGGTTAGGGTACGATTTTATATGCGAAGATTCCAAACTAGACGAGTCTATTATAAAAAAAGAAGACATCTCACCTAGGGAAATGTCTAGAAAGCTGGCCATGCTTAAAGCGAAAGCTTTAAGGACAAAATATTTGAACGATATTATTGTGGCCTCTGATCAGATATGTTTACTTGATGATCAAATACTTAATAAACCAGGTAATATTTCTAATGCAAAAAATCAATTGTCAAAAATGCAAGGGAAGTTTCATTCTCTACTGACAAGTGTCTGCGTGATATATAAGGACCAAGAATTTATTGAAACAGTGCCCACAAAATTAGAAATGCATGCTTTAAATGATGAACAAATCGAACATTATCTCAAAAAAGATGAACCTTTTGACTGTGCTGGTTCATATAAGATAGAAAGCCATGGCATTTCACTATTTAAATCAATTAAGACTGATGATTTTACTTCAATAGAAGGACTGCCTCTTTTGAAGCTCAATCAAATCTTATATCAAATATTTTCTGCTTGA
- the ccsA gene encoding cytochrome c biogenesis protein CcsA: protein MNYLYFILTVFLSFHISAVDTYFCTDDFQNLPTLQRGRVKPLYVHSQEVIKMLTGKTTINGISSTIAFCLTSLRSTGMKINLELMAPIEHEKLKKYFNLAKGTSSIRYEDLTSQFQSIRMESFRQKDKGSYKKSLDKLLNQITLYQSISSGQNWQFAALDSNNQIIWQNFLTYLTEDKIISVKANSAHPFQSIINQSKVNFDNNTKEKKYLIELLFAKMHLPLIALILTLLSLASGVLFKKFPITLVISTSTMMVQIVYLSFRIYISGRAPITNMYETVLFSGLGGLILAMGIGHFKKEKVFVFVGLAYNTCTLFMINFAHGMLDPGINPLVPVLRDNFWLSTHVTTIILSYGALALSWILANATMIRKKLTSMTSAEESYYAELIYTCLKFGTILLAAGIILGGVWADYSWGRFWGWDPKETWSLIVLCLYMAILHGKYTTWISKSKFIPLVAVAFLSVMMAWFGVNYILATGLHSYGFSQGGAIFLSVFFIVQIIVLAFTQLNFFIQKTQAENI from the coding sequence ATGAATTATTTATATTTTATTTTAACAGTATTTTTATCTTTTCACATAAGTGCAGTAGACACCTATTTCTGTACGGATGATTTTCAAAATTTACCTACACTTCAAAGAGGTAGAGTCAAACCTTTATATGTTCACTCGCAAGAAGTGATAAAAATGCTAACGGGAAAAACCACTATAAATGGCATATCCTCCACAATTGCCTTTTGCTTAACTTCCTTAAGATCCACTGGAATGAAAATAAATCTTGAATTGATGGCCCCAATTGAACACGAAAAGTTAAAGAAATATTTTAATTTAGCAAAAGGGACTTCATCAATTCGCTATGAAGATCTGACTTCACAATTTCAGTCAATCCGAATGGAATCATTTAGGCAAAAAGACAAAGGTTCTTATAAAAAATCCTTGGATAAGTTACTCAACCAAATCACATTATATCAAAGCATCTCTTCAGGTCAAAATTGGCAGTTTGCTGCCCTTGATAGTAATAATCAAATTATTTGGCAAAATTTCTTAACCTACCTTACAGAAGACAAAATTATTTCGGTCAAAGCAAATTCTGCTCATCCTTTTCAATCAATTATTAACCAATCTAAAGTGAACTTCGACAACAATACGAAAGAAAAAAAATATCTCATAGAACTCTTGTTTGCAAAGATGCACCTTCCTCTGATTGCCCTCATTTTGACACTGCTATCATTGGCCAGTGGAGTTCTTTTTAAAAAGTTTCCGATTACACTTGTCATATCGACCTCCACAATGATGGTTCAAATTGTCTATTTATCATTTCGGATCTATATCTCTGGGCGTGCACCGATTACAAATATGTATGAAACAGTTCTCTTCTCTGGGCTTGGTGGATTGATTCTCGCAATGGGTATTGGTCATTTCAAAAAAGAGAAAGTATTTGTTTTTGTTGGACTGGCCTATAATACCTGTACGCTATTTATGATTAATTTTGCTCATGGTATGCTAGACCCTGGAATTAACCCACTTGTTCCGGTTCTTAGAGATAATTTTTGGCTTTCAACTCACGTCACAACAATTATTCTATCTTATGGTGCTCTTGCATTAAGTTGGATACTAGCAAATGCAACAATGATCCGAAAAAAATTGACTTCTATGACTAGTGCTGAAGAATCATACTATGCGGAGTTAATATATACATGCCTTAAGTTCGGAACAATCCTATTGGCAGCGGGAATTATTTTAGGTGGAGTTTGGGCCGATTATTCTTGGGGACGATTCTGGGGATGGGACCCTAAAGAAACATGGTCTTTAATTGTTTTATGTCTCTATATGGCCATCTTACATGGAAAATACACGACATGGATTTCAAAAAGTAAATTCATTCCATTAGTTGCCGTTGCATTTTTGTCAGTTATGATGGCCTGGTTTGGAGTTAATTATATTCTGGCCACGGGTTTACACTCATATGGATTTAGCCAAGGTGGGGCCATTTTCTTATCAGTGTTTTTTATTGTACAGATTATTGTCCTCGCTTTTACCCAACTAAATTTTTTTATACAGAAAACTCAAGCAGAAAATATTTGA
- a CDS encoding cytochrome c biogenesis protein ResB, with protein sequence MKNIFRLQNWYALEKTVGGLKFAVILIILFSISMILGTFCESYYGTEFANRFIYKSSFFMFLQFLLFLSIFMAALLRLPPKKRLYGFYVIHSGLIIICCGSFVTYFAGVDGSITLEPQSSSREIILNEDVLRIQFLDSGEEVTYKLPDGAFSQEIAAKYQNIEIKQFLPFSDDSIDWVNEEMPAYGTHSRHSGQFVLINPMAAQDFTLSLHPEAQGFQNSLKLGPLQIHYMPSAFSECFDKQNESELILWDAKKNTCFTPESLNVHVQKTSEGTRFLAFNYEGTIYSFFPDHSPWPMDIKLQQNKLGNLRIFSKGVFKNSPNLFIFGKKIAFFQEIGESAKWQVKDLNLSTPVGLPWMGSKLQLLRHEETAVPRYIPNFTMPIQSNGNLVKGDQKAVQISVAGRNYWATSKRALTLLIEGKKVRFLVDKKTIKLPFEFALEKFKMDVDPGTKTPASYESFVRLYEANGVTSHHIFMNNPLKFRGFTFYQASYFQTNEGKYGSVLSANYDPGRFLKYFGSVLLVIGSIWHYLLNRRKIRKESFS encoded by the coding sequence TTGAAAAATATATTTCGTTTGCAAAATTGGTATGCTCTTGAAAAGACGGTTGGAGGATTAAAGTTTGCTGTCATCCTAATCATTTTATTTTCTATATCAATGATTTTAGGAACATTTTGTGAAAGTTATTACGGTACTGAGTTTGCCAATCGATTTATATACAAGTCTTCTTTTTTTATGTTCTTACAATTTTTATTGTTTTTGAGCATATTTATGGCGGCTTTACTTCGCCTTCCTCCTAAAAAAAGACTGTATGGTTTTTATGTTATTCACTCCGGACTAATTATCATCTGTTGTGGATCATTTGTCACCTATTTCGCTGGAGTTGATGGGAGCATCACTTTGGAACCACAAAGTAGCTCAAGAGAAATTATCCTAAATGAAGATGTACTCAGAATTCAATTTCTGGATAGTGGAGAAGAAGTAACTTACAAACTTCCCGATGGGGCCTTTTCTCAAGAAATCGCTGCGAAATATCAAAACATTGAAATTAAGCAATTTCTTCCTTTTAGTGATGATAGTATCGATTGGGTCAATGAAGAAATGCCGGCCTATGGAACTCATTCGCGCCATTCTGGCCAGTTTGTTCTGATTAATCCAATGGCCGCTCAGGATTTCACACTATCTCTTCATCCCGAGGCCCAAGGTTTTCAAAATAGTTTAAAGCTAGGACCTTTGCAAATTCATTATATGCCTTCTGCTTTCAGCGAGTGTTTTGATAAGCAAAATGAAAGTGAACTTATCCTCTGGGATGCAAAGAAAAACACTTGCTTTACTCCTGAATCTCTGAATGTTCATGTTCAAAAAACATCTGAAGGTACCAGGTTTTTGGCGTTTAATTACGAAGGAACCATCTATTCATTTTTTCCAGATCATTCACCCTGGCCTATGGATATAAAACTACAACAAAACAAACTGGGGAATTTAAGAATCTTTTCAAAAGGTGTTTTTAAAAACTCTCCTAACCTTTTCATCTTTGGTAAGAAAATTGCTTTTTTTCAAGAAATTGGAGAATCTGCAAAATGGCAAGTCAAAGACCTCAATTTATCTACTCCAGTAGGTCTGCCTTGGATGGGATCGAAGCTGCAGCTACTTAGACATGAAGAAACAGCAGTCCCACGGTATATTCCCAATTTTACAATGCCAATTCAGTCCAATGGGAATTTGGTTAAGGGTGATCAAAAGGCCGTACAAATATCAGTTGCAGGTAGAAATTATTGGGCCACAAGTAAAAGAGCATTAACCTTACTTATCGAGGGGAAAAAAGTAAGGTTTCTCGTTGATAAAAAAACTATAAAATTGCCTTTTGAGTTTGCTTTAGAAAAATTTAAAATGGATGTAGATCCTGGGACTAAAACTCCTGCAAGTTATGAGAGTTTTGTAAGATTGTATGAGGCCAATGGAGTAACAAGTCACCACATATTTATGAACAATCCTTTAAAGTTTCGTGGATTTACTTTCTATCAAGCTTCCTATTTTCAAACTAACGAAGGTAAATATGGAAGTGTATTGAGTGCAAATTATGACCCAGGTCGCTTTTTAAAATACTTTGGTTCAGTTCTACTTGTTATAGGTTCTATTTGGCATTATTTGTTAAATCGTAGAAAAATTAGAAAAGAGAGTTTTTCATGA
- a CDS encoding DUF1624 domain-containing protein: MTNEKIIKSRCLIVDFIRGVAIYLMVFFHFFYDLRAFGYNQIDFHRDFFWWFLPRIIVFLFLLCVGFSLCIVHLPHVRWKVFWQRFAKIALSAVCISIFTFFAFPKNWIYFGTLHCIAVCSLLALPFLRYPNLSLLISLILGISWIGFKVEFPWIKLSHYSMDYIPSIPWIFVILLGIFCFHKNLHKLPFPKGQWANFIIIPGKHALKIYLLHQPILYSFVYLFHKLTH; this comes from the coding sequence ATGACGAATGAAAAAATAATTAAATCTCGTTGTTTAATTGTGGACTTTATTAGAGGTGTGGCCATTTATTTAATGGTCTTCTTTCATTTTTTTTATGATTTGCGTGCTTTTGGTTATAATCAAATTGATTTTCATAGGGATTTTTTTTGGTGGTTTCTCCCTAGGATCATCGTCTTTCTTTTCCTGCTTTGCGTCGGTTTTTCTTTATGTATCGTTCACTTACCCCATGTAAGATGGAAAGTCTTTTGGCAACGCTTTGCAAAGATTGCACTTAGTGCAGTTTGTATTTCAATTTTTACTTTTTTTGCCTTTCCTAAGAATTGGATATACTTTGGAACATTACATTGTATTGCTGTCTGTTCACTATTAGCACTACCTTTTCTCAGGTACCCCAATCTTTCTCTCCTTATATCACTCATATTGGGAATAAGTTGGATAGGATTCAAAGTAGAATTCCCTTGGATTAAGCTTTCTCATTATTCTATGGATTATATCCCTTCCATACCCTGGATATTTGTTATTTTACTCGGAATATTCTGTTTTCATAAGAATTTACATAAACTACCCTTTCCCAAGGGCCAGTGGGCCAATTTTATTATCATTCCAGGTAAACATGCTTTAAAAATTTATTTACTTCATCAACCTATTCTTTATAGTTTTGTCTATCTTTTTCATAAACTCACTCATTGA
- a CDS encoding MFS transporter, whose amino-acid sequence MIELLKKHPIEIFFGLCFSFFTCFGQTFLIAQFLPSLRELASLTVSEMSFTYSLATFLTSFGLSRIGRLIDTFDIKKLSLCILLGLASGLIILNFSYHYLILGLSFFLIRFFGQISLGLISQASLSKIFGRVRGKVLALTGLGRSIGEGLLPPVIIYIIVNFQWRYAIFSELLLMILVLLPVIILCIPKISKTPLYEENQLIHSKLADSEKLTEGTWQEFFKSPRLFILCLFNSYLPFTVTGLFFQQEFLGEWKDWAPQLFGNGFVFYSFFYVSGNFIWGHLIDKYTSSKMHFFMFYPFIITMGFLLFGSGKIACFAYMGSLGFSVSTMAMMRQTYWAENFSYSILGSLKSKDATVTVVGTSISPIIFSSVTSMNIPISYTISILFGVSILISFLFLLHHILYNIAR is encoded by the coding sequence ATGATTGAGTTGTTAAAAAAACATCCTATTGAAATATTTTTTGGTTTGTGCTTTTCATTTTTCACTTGCTTCGGTCAAACTTTCTTAATCGCTCAATTTCTTCCTTCCCTTAGGGAGTTAGCTTCATTAACTGTTAGTGAAATGAGCTTTACCTACTCTTTGGCCACTTTTCTCACTTCATTTGGTTTAAGTCGAATTGGGCGATTAATTGACACTTTTGATATAAAAAAACTTTCTTTGTGCATTCTCTTAGGTCTTGCAAGTGGACTGATCATCTTAAACTTTTCATATCATTATCTTATTCTTGGATTGTCATTTTTTTTAATTCGCTTCTTTGGTCAGATTTCCTTAGGACTCATTTCCCAAGCATCGCTTTCAAAAATATTTGGACGAGTAAGAGGCAAAGTATTGGCACTGACTGGACTTGGAAGATCTATTGGCGAGGGTCTATTACCTCCAGTAATCATTTATATTATCGTAAATTTCCAATGGCGCTATGCAATTTTTTCAGAATTACTTCTCATGATCTTGGTGCTACTACCAGTGATTATTTTGTGTATACCAAAAATTTCTAAAACTCCACTTTATGAGGAAAATCAATTAATTCACTCTAAATTAGCTGATTCTGAAAAATTGACAGAGGGTACGTGGCAAGAATTTTTCAAATCACCTCGTTTATTTATTTTATGTTTATTCAATTCCTACTTGCCTTTCACAGTCACTGGATTATTTTTCCAACAAGAATTTTTAGGTGAATGGAAGGACTGGGCCCCACAGCTATTTGGCAACGGTTTTGTGTTTTATTCTTTTTTTTACGTCAGCGGTAACTTCATATGGGGTCATCTTATAGACAAATATACGTCTTCAAAAATGCATTTTTTTATGTTTTATCCTTTTATTATAACTATGGGTTTTCTCCTTTTTGGGAGCGGTAAAATTGCCTGCTTTGCCTATATGGGAAGTCTAGGATTCTCAGTAAGTACAATGGCCATGATGCGCCAAACCTATTGGGCAGAAAATTTTTCTTATTCAATTCTAGGTTCACTAAAGAGCAAAGATGCAACCGTAACGGTTGTTGGCACCTCGATATCTCCAATAATTTTTAGTTCAGTAACCTCTATGAATATTCCGATTTCATATACAATTAGCATTTTATTTGGAGTGAGTATTTTGATTAGTTTTTTGTTTTTACTTCATCATATACTCTACAACATTGCTAGATAG
- a CDS encoding c-type cytochrome — protein sequence MLKNLFMLCLLVLTMSSTMAADANKGKALYNSKCVQCHGENALGNVEKKAPKLAGQYDWYIDTQLGNFKKKIRNNVDMDPIIADLTDADFKDISLYISQIKK from the coding sequence ATGTTAAAGAATTTGTTCATGTTGTGTTTGCTTGTGTTGACTATGAGTTCTACAATGGCCGCTGATGCTAATAAGGGCAAGGCTCTCTATAATTCTAAATGTGTTCAGTGCCATGGAGAGAACGCCTTAGGTAATGTTGAGAAGAAGGCCCCAAAACTAGCGGGGCAATATGATTGGTATATTGATACTCAATTAGGAAATTTTAAGAAAAAAATAAGAAATAATGTTGATATGGATCCTATTATTGCTGATCTAACAGATGCAGACTTTAAGGATATATCACTTTATATTTCACAAATAAAAAAATAG
- a CDS encoding DUF4442 domain-containing protein, which yields MNIQKLADQVLDKVPSKLKHTSYVRYFGFTKVPMIFWLRPIVEELNDKKCVVKIPLTRRSKNHLNSMYFAAIAAGGDIACGIHAMYLIHKSKEKISLVFKDFHAEFLKRPEDDAIFVCEEGEAISKLVKEVENSDDRKNLTVRVNVYCPKKCGDEVMAKLQLTLSLKKK from the coding sequence ATGAATATTCAAAAGCTTGCCGATCAAGTTCTTGATAAAGTTCCCTCAAAATTAAAGCATACATCTTATGTACGATATTTTGGTTTTACCAAAGTTCCCATGATCTTTTGGTTACGTCCAATTGTAGAAGAGTTAAATGATAAAAAATGTGTGGTCAAAATACCTCTAACCCGTAGAAGTAAAAATCATCTGAACTCTATGTATTTCGCTGCGATTGCTGCTGGTGGTGATATCGCTTGTGGAATTCATGCAATGTATCTTATTCATAAGAGTAAAGAAAAAATTTCTTTAGTTTTTAAAGATTTTCATGCGGAGTTTTTAAAGAGGCCAGAAGATGATGCGATTTTTGTTTGTGAAGAAGGAGAGGCGATTTCCAAATTAGTGAAAGAAGTTGAAAATTCAGATGATAGAAAGAATCTGACTGTTCGAGTGAATGTGTATTGTCCTAAGAAATGTGGAGATGAAGTTATGGCGAAACTTCAATTAACTCTATCTCTTAAAAAAAAGTAA
- a CDS encoding pyrroline-5-carboxylate reductase, with product MGINSLSFFGCGNMAQAIAKGIYHNRKDLNIYTYTPSYLRAESLANEVSGKAYKSISQIPGSDLYVLGCKPQQIVTLAEEAKNYIPKESIILSLLAATSTDYLSELFESSNIVRTMPNTPILVGAGFTAFYFSKNIAKSKRDNILEIFSHASVVHEFSEENQLDLITPFSGSGPAFIFELANLLSEKARSLGIEKEIAYKAIVETIYGSALMMKTSTDNPETLRNNVTSKKGVTYEALKIFNQYWPESIDKGIDAAILRGKEIAQKKD from the coding sequence ATGGGGATAAACTCTCTAAGTTTTTTCGGATGTGGAAATATGGCCCAGGCCATTGCAAAGGGAATCTATCATAATAGAAAAGATCTGAATATTTACACTTACACTCCAAGTTATCTAAGGGCCGAATCGTTGGCCAACGAAGTTAGTGGAAAGGCCTATAAAAGTATTTCCCAGATACCAGGAAGTGATTTGTATGTATTGGGTTGTAAACCACAGCAAATTGTCACACTTGCTGAGGAAGCAAAAAATTATATTCCAAAAGAATCAATTATACTTTCACTTCTGGCTGCTACAAGTACTGATTATTTATCAGAATTATTTGAGAGCTCAAATATTGTGAGGACGATGCCCAATACTCCCATACTCGTTGGAGCTGGCTTTACGGCCTTTTATTTTTCAAAGAATATCGCCAAGAGCAAGAGAGATAATATTTTGGAGATCTTCTCTCATGCTAGTGTCGTTCATGAATTTTCTGAGGAAAATCAACTTGATTTAATCACCCCTTTCTCAGGATCAGGGCCAGCTTTTATTTTTGAGTTGGCCAATCTTTTGAGCGAAAAGGCCAGAAGTTTAGGAATTGAAAAAGAAATAGCTTACAAGGCCATTGTTGAAACAATTTACGGCAGTGCACTTATGATGAAAACATCAACAGATAATCCAGAAACGTTAAGAAATAATGTAACATCGAAAAAAGGTGTGACATATGAGGCCCTGAAGATTTTTAATCAATACTGGCCAGAATCTATAGATAAAGGAATTGACGCTGCAATACTAAGAGGTAAAGAAATTGCCCAAAAAAAGGACTAG